One stretch of Actinacidiphila sp. DG2A-62 DNA includes these proteins:
- a CDS encoding alpha-L-fucosidase, whose product MPMQPWFADAKLGIFLHYGIYAVDGVAESWAFYGGEMTREQYMRQLRGFTAAAYDPRAWADLFVRAGARYAVLTARHHDGVALWDTGAPHGLSVARDTPAGRDLVAGYADALRERGLRVGLYYSHSDWSHPDYPTVRHPDPDPLQVPVNDNRLSSPEPGAEDPAAWRRYLAYRNAQVRELTTRYRPDLLWFDGEWERSPEQWGIDELADEILAVNPRTVLNARMLHRGDYATPEQGVPLTPPDGPWELCLTVNDSWGYQGHDDRHKSVGQLVRYFTETIGAGGNLLLDVGPREDGGITPEQTERLEGLGGWISRHAAAVHGTVAGLPAGHHYGPSTLSGDRRTLYLTCFDAPRETVSVRGLRNRVRRVSVVGTGAELGHRVTGGLHDVPGVLWIDAPAAADTDPHATVLAVELDGELDLYRGAGRG is encoded by the coding sequence ATGCCCATGCAACCCTGGTTCGCCGACGCCAAGCTCGGGATCTTCCTGCACTACGGGATCTACGCGGTGGACGGCGTCGCCGAGTCCTGGGCGTTCTACGGCGGCGAGATGACCCGCGAGCAGTACATGCGGCAGCTGCGCGGATTCACCGCCGCGGCGTACGATCCGCGGGCCTGGGCGGACCTGTTCGTACGCGCGGGCGCGCGGTACGCGGTGCTGACCGCCCGCCACCACGACGGGGTCGCGCTGTGGGACACCGGCGCGCCGCACGGCCTGTCGGTCGCCCGCGACACCCCGGCCGGCCGCGACCTGGTCGCCGGGTACGCCGACGCCCTGCGCGAGCGCGGGCTGCGGGTCGGCCTGTACTACTCGCACTCCGACTGGTCGCACCCCGACTACCCGACCGTCCGCCACCCCGACCCCGACCCCCTCCAGGTCCCCGTCAACGACAACCGCCTCAGCAGCCCCGAACCCGGCGCCGAGGACCCGGCGGCCTGGCGCCGCTACCTCGCCTACCGCAACGCCCAGGTGCGCGAGCTGACCACCCGGTACCGCCCCGACCTGCTCTGGTTCGACGGCGAGTGGGAGCGCTCTCCCGAGCAGTGGGGCATCGACGAACTCGCCGACGAGATCCTGGCCGTCAACCCGCGGACCGTGCTCAACGCCCGCATGCTGCACCGCGGCGACTACGCCACCCCCGAGCAGGGCGTCCCGCTCACCCCGCCGGACGGACCGTGGGAGCTGTGCCTGACCGTCAACGACTCCTGGGGCTACCAGGGCCACGACGACCGCCACAAGTCCGTCGGCCAGCTGGTCCGCTACTTCACCGAGACCATCGGCGCCGGCGGCAACCTGCTGCTCGACGTCGGCCCGCGCGAGGACGGCGGCATCACCCCCGAGCAGACCGAGCGGCTGGAGGGCCTCGGCGGCTGGATCTCCCGGCACGCCGCGGCGGTGCACGGCACCGTCGCGGGACTGCCCGCCGGCCACCACTACGGCCCCAGCACGCTCTCCGGCGACCGCCGCACCCTCTACCTGACCTGCTTCGACGCACCCCGCGAGACCGTCTCGGTGCGGGGCCTGCGCAACCGGGTGCGCCGGGTCAGCGTGGTCGGCACCGGCGCCGAGCTCGGCCACCGGGTCACCGGCGGCCTGCACGACGTCCCCGGCGTGCTGTGGATCGACGCCCCCGCGGCCGCCGACACCGACCCGCACGCCACGGTCCTGGCCGTCGAACTCGACGGCGAGCTCGACCTCTACCGCGGCGCCGGCCGCGGCTGA
- a CDS encoding ROK family transcriptional regulator, with amino-acid sequence MTPDMGRTTTRDLRRRNRAAVLTRLYLHGPASRFDLQRATGLSSATVSNVVSDLVADGLVAEAGLLDSDGGRPRTLLRVRPEHARVAGVDIGETHVQVGLFDWTLETVATATYPIAAGPPDPAVLAGLVTAGVEEVTAKAGADPGGLLGVGVGVPGAVLPDGVVHAPTFGWSGVPFGALLRPRLAAPLRLDNCARTLGQAEMWRGAARGARRAVVALLAVGVGAAVATGSSGGVTSAVSEWGHTVVEAGGAPCRCGSRGCLEAYIGAEAVLAHYRRLPGARNLGPGDPERRIAALLADAAAPGPAADTVARTAEYLGIGIANLVNLLGPDRIVLSGWLGAALGPAALPAVRDAMRRHALDHLAGGTAVELGRLGPDAVALGAATLPVHEVLTHGGRTGL; translated from the coding sequence GTGACGCCCGACATGGGCCGGACCACGACCCGGGACCTGCGCCGCCGCAACCGCGCCGCCGTGCTCACCCGGCTCTACCTGCACGGCCCGGCCAGCCGGTTCGACCTGCAGCGCGCCACCGGCCTCAGCTCCGCCACCGTCAGCAACGTCGTCTCCGACCTCGTCGCCGACGGTCTGGTCGCCGAGGCCGGGCTGCTGGACTCCGACGGCGGCCGCCCGCGCACCCTGCTGCGGGTGCGGCCCGAACACGCCCGGGTGGCCGGCGTCGACATCGGCGAGACGCACGTCCAAGTGGGCCTGTTCGACTGGACGCTGGAGACGGTGGCCACCGCCACGTACCCGATCGCGGCAGGCCCCCCGGACCCCGCCGTGCTGGCCGGCCTGGTCACCGCCGGCGTCGAGGAGGTCACCGCGAAGGCGGGCGCCGACCCCGGCGGGCTGCTCGGCGTCGGCGTCGGGGTGCCGGGCGCGGTGCTCCCCGACGGCGTGGTGCACGCGCCCACGTTCGGTTGGTCCGGCGTGCCGTTCGGCGCGCTGCTGCGCCCGCGCCTCGCCGCGCCCCTGCGGCTCGACAACTGCGCGCGCACCCTCGGGCAGGCCGAGATGTGGCGCGGCGCCGCGCGCGGGGCCCGGCGCGCCGTGGTCGCGCTGCTCGCGGTCGGCGTCGGCGCGGCGGTCGCCACCGGCTCGTCCGGCGGGGTGACCAGCGCGGTCAGCGAGTGGGGCCACACCGTGGTCGAGGCCGGCGGCGCGCCCTGCCGCTGCGGTTCGCGCGGCTGCCTGGAGGCGTACATCGGCGCCGAGGCGGTCCTCGCCCACTACCGGCGGCTTCCCGGCGCCCGCAACCTGGGACCGGGCGACCCCGAGCGCCGGATCGCCGCGCTGCTGGCCGACGCCGCCGCGCCGGGGCCCGCCGCCGACACCGTGGCCCGGACCGCGGAGTACCTCGGCATCGGCATCGCCAACCTGGTCAACCTGCTCGGCCCCGACCGGATCGTCCTGTCCGGCTGGCTGGGCGCCGCGCTCGGCCCGGCGGCGCTGCCCGCGGTCCGCGACGCCATGCGCCGCCACGCCCTGGACCACCTGGCCGGCGGGACCGCGGTGGAGCTGGGCCGGCTCGGCCCGGACGCGGTGGCCCTCGGCGCCGCCACCCTCCCCGTGCACGAAGTGCTCACCCACGGCGGCCGGACCGGCCTCTGA
- a CDS encoding glycoside hydrolase family 6 protein — MTARARTSARPSRPHARAGRSAAARTRRALSAAAAAAALTAVAAAVPAQAAAPAHHRAPGHSAAAPTALYTPPANPDSRTQVLDLLRHRQFKDAAGVLALTLTPQAVWFDGGTSPADTRAAVDKTVTAAARAHRLPVLSLYNIPGRDCAQYSAGGAADTAEYEAWIDAVRAGIGNRPADVVLEPDSLALLPADCGMDDAQGSRTAARYDEIHYAVDALEPLAGTKVYLDAGHSSWHSVNDIVPRLVSGGVDDATGFFLNISNYRSDAELAWYGKLVSSCLSYVGAGGDAAACPNQYWPTADAQAWLDANVHAAPSAMKHFVTDTSRNGQGPWVPPAGVYSDAQDWCNPPGRGAGARPSLNTGDPLQDARLWVKIPGESDGQCTRGTAGPEDPERGYTDPPAGHWFPQQALELARNASPRLLP, encoded by the coding sequence ATGACCGCACGCGCCCGCACCAGCGCCCGGCCGTCGCGTCCCCACGCACGCGCCGGCCGGAGCGCCGCCGCCAGAACCCGTAGAGCGCTCTCCGCCGCTGCGGCGGCCGCGGCCCTGACCGCGGTGGCCGCGGCGGTGCCCGCCCAGGCCGCCGCGCCCGCGCACCACCGCGCGCCCGGGCACTCCGCCGCGGCGCCGACCGCGCTCTACACCCCGCCGGCCAACCCGGACTCCCGGACGCAGGTCCTGGACCTGCTGCGGCACCGGCAGTTCAAGGACGCCGCGGGGGTGCTCGCCCTGACGCTGACCCCGCAGGCGGTGTGGTTCGACGGCGGCACCAGCCCGGCCGACACCCGGGCGGCGGTCGACAAGACGGTGACGGCCGCGGCGCGGGCCCACCGGCTCCCCGTGCTCTCGCTGTACAACATCCCGGGCCGCGACTGCGCGCAGTACTCGGCCGGCGGCGCGGCGGACACCGCCGAGTACGAGGCGTGGATCGACGCGGTGCGGGCCGGCATCGGCAACCGCCCGGCCGACGTCGTGCTGGAGCCCGACTCGCTCGCCCTGCTCCCCGCCGACTGCGGCATGGACGACGCGCAGGGGAGCCGGACCGCCGCGCGCTACGACGAGATCCACTACGCGGTGGACGCGCTGGAGCCACTGGCCGGCACCAAGGTCTACCTCGACGCCGGCCACAGCTCCTGGCACAGCGTCAACGACATCGTGCCCCGGCTGGTCAGCGGCGGCGTCGACGACGCCACCGGCTTCTTCCTGAACATCTCCAACTACCGCTCGGACGCCGAACTCGCCTGGTACGGCAAGCTCGTCTCGTCCTGCCTCAGCTACGTCGGCGCCGGCGGCGACGCGGCCGCGTGCCCCAACCAGTACTGGCCCACCGCCGACGCGCAGGCCTGGCTGGACGCCAACGTGCACGCCGCGCCCTCGGCGATGAAGCACTTCGTCACCGACACCAGCCGCAACGGGCAGGGGCCGTGGGTCCCGCCGGCCGGCGTCTACTCCGACGCCCAGGACTGGTGCAACCCGCCCGGCCGCGGCGCCGGCGCCCGGCCGAGCCTCAACACCGGCGACCCGCTCCAGGACGCCCGGCTGTGGGTGAAGATCCCCGGCGAGTCCGACGGCCAGTGCACCCGCGGCACCGCGGGGCCCGAGGACCCCGAGCGCGGCTACACCGACCCGCCGGCCGGCCACTGGTTCCCCCAGCAGGCCCTGGAGCTGGCCCGCAACGCCTCGCCGCGCCTGCTGCCCTGA
- a CDS encoding carbohydrate kinase family protein, with the protein MLVVGGAGVDTIVRVDDLAIPGGDSVVVPPILDYPAHTGNGVALGFHALGLATKFVDFLGDDPQGRLVLDRYAAAGLDFSPLPAPHGTPRSVNLVDRSGRRFSFFDGRHPADLRLPRDFYLPHLRRARHVHVSRAGHARDVLADAAALGRPTSTDLHAWDGEDPGAHPWAYGADLVFLSAAAVGERIPDVIRGILDRGRAELVVATDGAAGCLVLERGAREPVRFPAVVPERPVVDSNGAGDAFLTAFLHTRFAGGDLAACVLAGSVSGAYACGAPGTHEELIGADALAAAVSRARYATPVAGG; encoded by the coding sequence GTGCTCGTGGTGGGCGGCGCCGGCGTCGACACCATCGTCAGGGTCGACGACCTGGCGATACCCGGCGGCGACTCCGTCGTGGTACCGCCGATCCTCGACTACCCCGCGCACACCGGCAACGGCGTCGCCCTCGGCTTCCACGCGCTGGGCCTGGCCACGAAGTTCGTCGACTTCCTCGGCGACGACCCGCAGGGCCGGCTGGTCCTGGACCGCTACGCCGCGGCCGGTCTCGACTTCAGCCCGCTGCCCGCGCCGCACGGCACCCCGCGCAGCGTCAACCTGGTGGACCGCTCCGGCCGCCGCTTCTCCTTCTTCGACGGCCGCCACCCGGCGGACCTGCGCCTGCCGCGCGACTTCTACCTGCCGCACCTGCGCCGGGCCCGGCACGTGCACGTCTCCCGGGCCGGCCACGCGCGGGACGTCCTGGCCGACGCCGCGGCCCTGGGCCGGCCGACCTCCACCGACCTGCACGCGTGGGACGGCGAGGACCCCGGCGCGCACCCCTGGGCGTACGGCGCGGACCTGGTGTTCCTCAGCGCCGCCGCGGTCGGGGAGCGCATTCCCGACGTGATCCGCGGCATCCTCGACCGCGGCAGGGCGGAGCTGGTGGTGGCGACCGACGGCGCCGCGGGCTGCCTGGTGCTGGAACGCGGCGCCCGCGAGCCGGTACGGTTCCCCGCCGTGGTCCCGGAACGGCCGGTGGTCGACAGCAACGGCGCCGGCGACGCCTTCCTCACCGCCTTCCTGCACACGCGCTTCGCCGGCGGCGACCTGGCCGCGTGCGTGCTGGCCGGCTCGGTCTCCGGCGCGTACGCGTGCGGCGCGCCCGGCACGCACGAGGAGCTCATCGGGGCGGACGCGCTCGCCGCCGCGGTCTCCCGGGCCCGGTACGCGACGCCCGTCGCCGGCGGCTGA